A window from Variovorax sp. PBL-E5 encodes these proteins:
- a CDS encoding SOS response-associated peptidase family protein, with product MCDSYHLLNHWRHDAGMRRLGVPQSPPPEGPAARLDCARSTWASIVRNAPLHALQIESRRWGFHRHYPGDDRAQPFKRELFIADATQVTQLPSFRAGFAWRRCLIPMSSWSERQDTDGRKALVEVSLPERPVFAVAGLYEISHDIRTGMSVDTFVVLTVTPEVFLRGARHSTPLVLEEEDYLPWLDDLEAARHLVRSKTKDGVGRTQAIKSRRAQLFG from the coding sequence ATGTGTGACAGCTACCACCTGCTGAATCATTGGCGCCACGATGCCGGGATGCGTCGCCTCGGGGTGCCGCAGTCGCCGCCGCCCGAGGGCCCTGCTGCGCGCCTCGACTGCGCGCGCAGCACCTGGGCGTCGATCGTGCGAAATGCCCCTCTCCATGCACTGCAGATCGAAAGCAGGCGATGGGGCTTCCATCGCCATTACCCCGGGGACGACCGGGCACAGCCCTTCAAGCGCGAACTGTTCATTGCCGACGCGACGCAAGTCACCCAACTGCCGAGCTTCAGGGCCGGATTCGCCTGGCGGCGCTGCCTGATTCCGATGTCTTCGTGGAGCGAGCGACAGGATACCGACGGCAGGAAGGCGCTCGTCGAGGTCTCGCTGCCCGAGCGGCCCGTGTTCGCGGTCGCCGGGTTGTACGAGATCTCGCATGACATCCGCACCGGCATGTCCGTCGACACCTTTGTCGTTCTGACGGTGACGCCCGAGGTGTTCCTGCGCGGCGCCAGGCACTCAACGCCACTGGTGCTCGAAGAGGAAGACTACCTGCCGTGGCTCGATGACCTCGAAGCTGCGCGCCATCTGGTGCGAAGCAAGACCAAGGATGGCGTGGGCCGCACACAGGCCATCAAGTCCCGGAGGGCCCAGCTGTTCGGTTAG
- a CDS encoding acyltransferase family protein, with protein MAASSSIRSGKEGPFRFRGDINGLRAWAVIAVVLYHFGVPRVPGGYIGVDVFFVISGFLMTGIVVRGLEGTAAGGFSLWQFYLARANRILPALIALCVVLLASGWVLMTPIDYRMLAKHAAFSISFLSNFQFWREAGYFDSASNEKWLLHTWSLSVEWQFYLIFPVVLLLAWRIRPSRRFLAVVLCALSLASLFVAFRLAARDPIAAFYLLPARAWELLAGGLAFLVGLGSQSKGRKVLMERAGLGLILATAIFLSPEAASAWGLWVPAMGAVLVLLAARTQSAWTCNPIAQWLGARSYSLYLWHWPVVVGLLYLDSQHSPLAIAAGMALTLVLGDLSYRLVEARAQRQLKNLPRRTHVAVLASLAIVVLVSSRVVWTRDGMPGRLAAPIEAVAAESRDKNPRQYECLSKYGEEPASCIYGGSRVRAIILGDSHADALATGLAAALPSAAEGIVDWSYSGCATLSGVLELPGSFPPESNCDSFLRWTLRQLAHVPKDVPLVLVSRTSIYAIGRNQAGRKDTNTPMVYFTHPHLHADPTFLLEFGKRLTDTACQLAKERRVFLVRPIPEMGIDVPKSMSRAMALGKAKDIFVTVDDYRARHAVVWAAQDAAREHCGVKILDPLPYLCRDGRCAGALRGRPIYSDDNHLNEFGNKLLVPMFADVFAAHSNNVARTSRPTP; from the coding sequence TTGGCTGCGAGTTCTTCAATCCGTTCTGGAAAAGAAGGGCCATTTCGTTTTCGTGGTGACATCAACGGGCTGCGTGCCTGGGCTGTTATTGCGGTAGTGCTCTATCACTTCGGCGTTCCGAGAGTCCCGGGAGGGTATATCGGTGTCGACGTATTTTTTGTGATCTCGGGTTTCCTGATGACGGGGATCGTGGTCAGGGGTCTCGAAGGTACGGCGGCTGGTGGGTTTTCGCTTTGGCAGTTCTACCTCGCCAGGGCGAACCGCATCCTCCCTGCTTTGATCGCCTTGTGTGTTGTGCTGCTGGCCTCGGGATGGGTGCTAATGACCCCGATCGATTACCGGATGCTGGCGAAGCATGCGGCGTTCTCCATTTCCTTTCTGTCCAACTTCCAGTTTTGGCGAGAAGCCGGCTACTTCGACTCTGCATCGAACGAGAAGTGGTTGCTTCATACCTGGTCTCTCTCGGTCGAGTGGCAGTTCTATTTGATCTTTCCGGTTGTGCTCCTTCTGGCATGGAGGATACGACCCAGCCGCAGGTTCCTGGCGGTAGTCCTCTGCGCTCTTTCGTTGGCGTCTCTCTTCGTGGCTTTCAGGCTGGCAGCGCGTGATCCCATTGCAGCGTTTTACTTGCTTCCTGCCCGGGCCTGGGAACTGTTGGCTGGCGGTCTGGCGTTTCTCGTCGGTCTTGGTTCTCAGTCCAAAGGTCGCAAGGTATTGATGGAGCGCGCGGGCCTTGGGTTGATCCTGGCGACTGCCATCTTTCTCTCACCCGAAGCCGCATCCGCTTGGGGGCTTTGGGTTCCTGCTATGGGCGCGGTGCTCGTGCTTCTGGCAGCACGCACCCAGTCCGCTTGGACATGCAACCCTATTGCGCAATGGTTAGGAGCCCGGTCCTATTCGCTTTATTTGTGGCATTGGCCGGTGGTGGTGGGGCTGCTTTATCTGGACTCGCAGCACAGCCCATTGGCGATCGCCGCCGGAATGGCGCTGACACTGGTGCTGGGCGACCTGTCGTACCGCCTGGTCGAGGCGAGAGCTCAGCGGCAGCTCAAGAACTTGCCTCGCCGCACACATGTGGCAGTACTGGCGAGCCTGGCGATCGTGGTCTTGGTCAGTAGCCGGGTCGTTTGGACGAGGGACGGCATGCCGGGGCGGCTCGCTGCCCCGATCGAGGCCGTGGCTGCCGAATCGCGCGACAAGAACCCTCGGCAGTACGAATGTCTGTCGAAGTATGGCGAGGAGCCTGCATCGTGCATCTATGGGGGGTCTCGCGTGCGGGCCATCATCCTCGGCGACAGCCACGCGGATGCGCTGGCCACGGGGCTGGCCGCTGCATTGCCCAGTGCCGCCGAGGGCATCGTGGATTGGAGCTACTCGGGCTGTGCGACCTTGTCTGGCGTCCTTGAGTTGCCGGGCAGCTTTCCGCCCGAAAGCAACTGCGACAGTTTCCTGAGGTGGACTCTCCGGCAACTCGCGCATGTACCGAAGGATGTGCCGCTCGTCTTGGTGAGCCGCACGAGCATCTATGCGATCGGTCGCAATCAGGCCGGAAGGAAAGACACGAACACACCGATGGTCTATTTCACCCACCCCCATCTCCACGCAGATCCTACTTTCCTGCTCGAATTCGGCAAACGCCTGACCGACACAGCCTGCCAGTTGGCCAAGGAGCGTCGCGTGTTTCTGGTTCGTCCGATTCCGGAGATGGGCATCGACGTGCCCAAGTCGATGTCCAGGGCGATGGCGCTCGGGAAAGCCAAGGATATTTTCGTCACCGTCGACGACTATCGCGCTCGCCATGCCGTCGTCTGGGCCGCCCAGGATGCGGCGCGCGAGCATTGTGGCGTCAAGATCCTCGACCCTTTGCCTTATCTGTGTCGGGACGGCCGCTGCGCGGGTGCGCTGCGCGGTCGACCGATCTATTCCGACGACAACCACCTGAACGAGTTCGGCAACAAGCTGCTCGTGCCGATGTTTGCCGACGTCTTCGCCGCGCATTCGAACAATGTCGCGCGAACCTCTCGACCGACACCATGA
- a CDS encoding non-ribosomal peptide synthetase: protein MKLRPPCTASNKVIHKSTDGIDFWSMENVLPGLEVSTLSQQLALHARLRPSAIALLAPGFQTISYAQLLATVQGARPWLASRSIAPAARIAVLMPAGMELALCCLAIACGAVCIPLHIGLTEPELLALLGDANADAVVGLPDDPLPVRLAQKLGLATLAFNAQQLLEGPSKGLPDVDAPWPEPGDTAFVLFTSGTTGKPKRVPLSQQQLVRSAHHIAQHLDLRPEDRALCVMPAYHSHGLIGGLLTPLAAGSSVVCAPVFDASEFLRWVREFRPTWYTASPTVHHAAVEQLTRDRAAMPAHSLRLIRSASSTLPAELLSRMEDVWGVPVIQSYGMTETATQLASNPLPPGVRKADSVGRPVGAALRVIDDEGHALPAGQAGAVIAHGPAVFAGYEDAPDTNAEAFLDGWFLTGDLGWFDEDGYLFLTGRSKELINRGGEKIAPLEVERALLRLPDVAEAVAYPAPHPTLGEDVHAAVVLAGGTAADPQALRASLFGAIADFKIPACIHVLEKIPTEVNGKVRRRCLHEQIQEFVVSPLTAMLFSPLQARIAALFARILNRPVTACDANFLALGGDSLSAVRVAQAVQQAWGVDSSASALLAAPTVGGFAAVVQAAIDEADALSDALQAEVDALSDEEVARLLQRP, encoded by the coding sequence ATGAAGTTGCGCCCGCCATGCACCGCATCGAACAAGGTCATCCACAAGTCCACTGATGGCATCGACTTCTGGTCGATGGAGAATGTATTGCCTGGCCTCGAAGTCTCCACACTCTCTCAACAACTCGCGCTCCATGCTCGCCTGAGGCCTTCGGCGATCGCTCTGCTGGCGCCTGGATTCCAGACCATCAGCTACGCGCAATTGCTCGCCACCGTCCAGGGCGCGCGGCCATGGCTGGCGTCCCGCAGCATCGCGCCCGCCGCCCGCATCGCCGTGCTCATGCCGGCCGGGATGGAGCTGGCCCTCTGCTGCTTGGCCATCGCTTGCGGCGCCGTCTGCATTCCGCTGCACATCGGGCTGACCGAGCCTGAACTGCTGGCCCTGCTCGGCGACGCCAACGCCGATGCCGTCGTGGGGCTGCCGGATGACCCCCTTCCCGTGCGGCTCGCCCAGAAGCTTGGACTGGCCACTCTGGCTTTCAACGCACAACAGTTGCTCGAAGGCCCTTCCAAAGGTTTACCAGATGTCGATGCGCCCTGGCCCGAACCCGGCGATACGGCTTTCGTCCTGTTCACATCGGGCACGACCGGAAAGCCCAAGCGCGTTCCACTCAGCCAACAGCAGCTCGTGCGTTCCGCGCACCATATCGCGCAACACCTTGACCTGCGTCCGGAAGATCGTGCCCTGTGCGTGATGCCCGCCTATCACAGCCATGGTCTGATCGGCGGGCTGCTGACTCCCCTCGCCGCCGGCTCGTCCGTGGTGTGCGCGCCGGTTTTCGACGCCTCGGAATTCCTGCGCTGGGTCCGCGAATTTCGCCCCACCTGGTACACCGCTTCTCCCACCGTCCACCATGCCGCTGTCGAGCAACTGACCCGCGACCGCGCAGCGATGCCGGCACACAGCTTGCGGCTGATTCGCTCGGCCTCGTCGACGCTGCCCGCGGAACTGCTGAGCCGCATGGAGGATGTGTGGGGCGTGCCCGTCATCCAGTCCTATGGCATGACCGAAACAGCCACCCAACTGGCAAGCAATCCGTTGCCGCCGGGTGTGCGAAAGGCCGACTCCGTCGGCCGCCCCGTCGGAGCCGCACTGCGCGTGATCGATGACGAAGGCCATGCACTCCCAGCGGGGCAGGCCGGTGCGGTGATCGCGCACGGACCCGCCGTGTTCGCCGGCTACGAAGACGCGCCCGACACCAACGCCGAGGCCTTCCTCGATGGCTGGTTTCTCACCGGCGACCTGGGCTGGTTCGACGAGGACGGCTACCTGTTTCTCACCGGGCGCAGCAAGGAGTTGATCAATCGCGGCGGGGAAAAGATCGCGCCGCTGGAAGTCGAGCGCGCCCTGCTGCGGTTGCCCGATGTCGCCGAGGCCGTGGCCTATCCCGCGCCGCACCCGACCTTGGGCGAGGACGTGCATGCCGCCGTGGTGCTGGCCGGCGGCACGGCGGCCGATCCGCAGGCCTTGCGGGCCTCGCTGTTCGGGGCCATCGCCGACTTCAAGATTCCCGCGTGCATCCATGTGCTCGAGAAAATTCCCACCGAGGTGAATGGCAAGGTGCGTCGCCGCTGCTTGCACGAACAGATCCAAGAATTCGTCGTGTCACCTCTAACGGCTATGCTGTTTTCGCCGCTGCAAGCGCGCATCGCCGCGCTCTTTGCTCGCATCCTGAATCGACCGGTGACCGCGTGCGACGCGAATTTCCTCGCCCTGGGCGGCGACTCGTTGTCGGCGGTGCGGGTGGCGCAAGCGGTCCAGCAGGCTTGGGGAGTGGACTCGTCTGCATCGGCCCTGCTGGCCGCGCCAACGGTTGGCGGCTTTGCCGCGGTCGTGCAAGCCGCCATCGACGAAGCCGACGCGCTGAGCGATGCCCTGCAAGCCGAAGTCGACGCGCTGAGCGACGAAGAAGTGGCCCGCTTGCTGCAAAGGCCCTGA
- a CDS encoding non-ribosomal peptide synthetase — MNTASIPNHDISDQLDTDTPDARRRLLARKLQQQRAHPSMSKANPPSDDAPLSFAQEGLWFLDQLATGGGAYNIHSVTRLQGPLDAERLERSLQALVARHASLRTAFLATERGPVQQVVPASQAQERFHLARSALAPNDGTNAVLAQHVAACIAQPFDLSRAPLLRAELLRITPDHHLLVLVVHHIVADGWSMSVIHRELAQLYALRGDACVLPALSLQFPDHALRQRQRYERGGIQTQLDYWRTKLRDLHTLELPTDKARPSQAGFAGRTLPFGIDSELSTALRALARQQGSTLFMTLLAAFHVLLARYSGQTDIAVGVPLAGRDDAAVRDLVGYFVNTVVIRGDLQGRPGFTELLQRVRQSTLEALTHQDMPFDRLVVELNPERDASRNPLYQVSFALENFADRALHLDGLRSERLDVRSETSKFDLSLTVTESGDHLDAAIEYRTDLFEPHAIARMATHFRHLLAAIVADPDCAVDHLPLMDAAERQLLLVDWNAQSRVHLHDQPVHALFRAQAMRTPDAIALRFGQMRMTYRELDALSEQLAHALRTLGAGPEVVVGLCMQRCFGLVVGLLAICKSGAAFLPLDPDHPPERLQGMLADAAPAFVLTQSHLADRLRQLDQAQASKIIEVPDHGGERVPEPLPALTDLTQPDHLAYLIYTSGSTGKPKAAQLMHRGLSNHVQWMNDALGLTPGDRVLQKTAVSFDASAWEFFSTLSSGATLVIAQPDVHQDMRLLAEAIRESDISVVQFVPSELRVMLNEFEGMECPSLRYVLSGGEAMDRALALSFRRILPSVRLGNFYGPSEATVDSAWYEVGEQLPDRLFVPIGRPIANGQLYILDAQQQPQPVNVAGELYIGGHGVGRGYRNRPDLTAERFVPNPFRPGETMYRTGDLARWLHDGVVEFIGRNDHQVKLRGLRIELGEIESALAACDSVQMNAVLLRETTPGRQELVAYVVRTGSADAGSLRSALKSRLPDYMIPSVFMFLSELPRLTSGKLDRNRLPDPDTAPSVADLVAPRSPIESALLDIWTGVLDKSGFGVRDNFFDLGGHSLLAMQIVSRVRATLRIELPLRGIFEQPTIEEMARTIGSLASDPGAARATPLAPIVALPRIGPLPVSFSQRRMWVLNQIDPQGAAYNMRDSLRLRGPLGKVALQRALDQLVARHESFRTTYGLGDTEPMAFVGAAQPANLIHLSLAAVPEAERDAELEQQAARIASEPFDLASAPLHRFVLIERDENDHVLVLVMHHIIGDDWSWGILLRELQDLYAAELRGLATPPKPRAIDFIDYASWQRGHINDDLLAGQTRYWLRQLADMSPLNLSSDTAAAQRLTSQGDRVRRDFPQGWLAGVKRFGSGLGLTPFMTLLAAFQALLSRYCGQEDVVVGTPIAGRTRVESERLVGSLVNTLALRAHVRPAQSFMDLAQQVRETCLSAFTHQDIPFDYLMDQLHKQAPGARAPEVRVMFNVLNTPRKTPQLEGLDTSFLPLNLRAAQFDLALTIDTECEHSLSLSYSTELFAPATAQAMLDNYMHLLDLFIQQPERPLHDHSAASPLELARLASWNQTDAAYPHHLTVHELLGVRHESAGIAIMQMPGAALSHAELWPRVHRLAHALRARGVQRGALVGLCTERSPAMVIAQLAVLSAGGAYVPLDPAYPLQRLHDMAQDAALTLLLTEQDLAGLWREIELPMLLLDQAQAELMAHPETPLPPDGGLDARPEDPAYVIYTSGSTGKPKGVAVPHRAVVNFLLSMRNEPGLEAHDVLVAVTTLSFDIAVLELLLPLLLGATVVLATREQAVDGDALRTLIDRAHATVMQATPATWRMLIDAGWTGSRSFKALVGGESLSPHLAEQLSERTGELWNLYGPTETTVWSTCWKVPSQPQTISIGRPIANTSIHVLDAQGHRCPAGVSGEIFIGGDGVTSGYLRQPELTAERFITDPFSPHPQARLYRTGDRGRWRHDGLLEHQGRLDFQVKVRGHRIELGEIEARLQLHPTILQCLVIAREDRPGDARLVAYVVARDGALDTPALRDHLRVSLPDYMLPQYFVALEALPLLPNGKINRHALPAPRIEQRTDAVAGHAPATPAEMALARIWSELLKVDSAEISRLDNFFDLGGDSLQVGQIVVAFQRTSGVRLVARRMVFESLAQLAHDIELPERKPVQAPETPGWFKRLFKS, encoded by the coding sequence ATGAACACCGCGTCAATCCCGAATCACGACATTTCAGACCAGCTCGACACAGACACGCCCGATGCGCGGCGGCGCCTGCTTGCACGCAAACTGCAGCAGCAGCGCGCCCACCCATCCATGTCCAAGGCGAACCCGCCGAGCGACGACGCGCCCCTTTCTTTCGCACAGGAAGGCTTATGGTTTCTCGATCAGTTGGCCACCGGCGGCGGCGCCTACAACATCCATTCGGTCACCCGTCTGCAGGGCCCGCTGGATGCCGAGCGCCTGGAACGCAGCCTGCAAGCGCTCGTCGCGCGCCACGCCAGCCTGCGCACAGCCTTTCTCGCGACGGAGCGAGGACCGGTGCAGCAAGTCGTGCCGGCATCGCAGGCGCAGGAGCGGTTCCACCTTGCCCGCTCGGCGCTGGCGCCGAACGACGGCACGAATGCGGTGCTCGCGCAACATGTCGCTGCCTGCATCGCCCAGCCCTTCGATCTGTCCCGCGCGCCCCTGCTGCGCGCCGAGCTGCTGCGGATCACGCCCGATCATCATCTGCTCGTGCTGGTGGTGCATCACATCGTGGCGGACGGCTGGTCGATGAGCGTGATCCACCGCGAACTCGCGCAGCTCTACGCCTTGCGCGGCGATGCTTGCGTCCTTCCGGCTCTGTCGCTGCAGTTTCCCGACCATGCCCTGCGGCAACGCCAGCGCTACGAGCGCGGCGGCATTCAAACCCAGTTGGACTACTGGCGTACGAAGCTGCGCGATCTGCACACCCTGGAACTGCCCACCGACAAGGCCCGCCCCTCGCAAGCCGGCTTCGCGGGACGGACGCTGCCCTTCGGTATCGACTCCGAACTCTCCACGGCATTGCGGGCCCTCGCAAGGCAGCAGGGATCGACGCTGTTCATGACCCTGCTGGCGGCCTTCCATGTGCTGCTGGCGCGCTACAGCGGCCAGACCGATATCGCGGTGGGCGTCCCGCTGGCGGGCCGCGATGATGCGGCAGTGCGCGACCTGGTCGGCTACTTTGTCAATACCGTGGTCATTCGCGGCGATCTCCAGGGCCGACCCGGATTCACCGAGCTGCTGCAGCGGGTCAGGCAAAGCACGCTCGAGGCGCTGACCCACCAGGACATGCCCTTCGATCGCCTGGTGGTCGAACTCAATCCTGAACGCGACGCCAGCCGAAATCCGCTGTACCAGGTTTCGTTCGCACTGGAGAATTTCGCGGATCGCGCACTCCATCTCGATGGACTGCGAAGCGAACGGCTGGACGTGCGCTCGGAAACCTCCAAGTTCGACCTCTCGCTGACCGTCACAGAGTCCGGCGACCATCTCGACGCCGCGATCGAGTACCGCACCGACCTGTTCGAGCCACACGCCATCGCTCGCATGGCAACCCACTTCCGCCATCTCCTGGCGGCCATCGTGGCCGATCCGGACTGCGCGGTGGACCATCTGCCGCTGATGGATGCTGCCGAGCGGCAGCTGCTGCTGGTCGACTGGAACGCGCAGTCGCGCGTCCATCTGCACGACCAACCCGTGCACGCGCTGTTTCGCGCTCAGGCGATGCGGACGCCCGATGCCATCGCGTTGCGCTTCGGCCAGATGCGAATGACCTATCGCGAACTCGATGCGCTGTCGGAGCAGCTCGCGCATGCGCTGCGGACCCTGGGAGCCGGTCCGGAAGTTGTCGTCGGACTTTGCATGCAGCGCTGCTTCGGGTTGGTCGTCGGCCTGCTCGCCATCTGCAAGTCGGGCGCCGCCTTCCTGCCGCTCGATCCCGACCATCCGCCCGAGCGGCTGCAAGGCATGCTGGCCGATGCGGCGCCCGCTTTCGTGCTCACACAGTCGCACCTTGCCGACCGGTTGCGACAACTCGACCAGGCCCAGGCGTCGAAGATCATCGAAGTGCCGGACCACGGCGGAGAGAGGGTGCCCGAGCCCTTGCCGGCGTTGACCGATCTCACGCAACCGGACCACCTGGCCTACCTGATCTACACGTCCGGCTCCACGGGCAAGCCCAAGGCCGCGCAATTGATGCATCGCGGCTTGAGCAACCACGTGCAGTGGATGAACGATGCACTTGGGCTGACGCCAGGCGATCGCGTGCTGCAGAAAACGGCGGTCAGCTTCGACGCATCGGCCTGGGAATTCTTTTCGACCCTTTCCTCTGGCGCGACGCTCGTGATCGCGCAGCCCGATGTGCATCAGGACATGCGCTTGCTGGCTGAAGCGATCCGTGAGAGCGACATCAGCGTGGTCCAGTTCGTTCCGTCCGAGTTGCGTGTGATGCTGAATGAGTTCGAAGGGATGGAGTGCCCGAGTCTTCGCTATGTGCTGAGCGGCGGCGAAGCCATGGATCGCGCGCTCGCGCTGTCGTTCCGGCGAATCCTGCCGAGCGTCAGGCTCGGCAACTTCTACGGGCCCAGCGAAGCGACCGTGGACAGCGCCTGGTATGAAGTCGGCGAGCAGCTGCCGGACCGCCTCTTCGTGCCAATCGGCCGTCCCATTGCCAACGGACAGCTCTACATCCTCGATGCACAGCAGCAGCCCCAGCCCGTCAATGTGGCGGGCGAGCTGTACATCGGCGGCCATGGCGTGGGACGCGGCTACCGCAATCGCCCGGACCTCACGGCCGAGCGCTTCGTGCCCAATCCCTTCCGTCCCGGCGAGACCATGTACCGTACCGGCGACCTGGCGCGCTGGCTGCACGACGGCGTGGTGGAGTTCATCGGGCGCAACGACCATCAGGTCAAGCTGCGCGGCTTGCGCATCGAACTCGGCGAGATCGAGTCCGCACTCGCCGCCTGCGACAGCGTGCAGATGAACGCGGTGCTCCTGCGCGAGACCACCCCCGGCCGCCAGGAGCTTGTCGCCTACGTGGTCCGGACGGGGTCGGCCGATGCAGGCTCCCTGCGCTCGGCGCTGAAATCGCGCCTGCCCGACTACATGATTCCGAGCGTGTTCATGTTCTTGTCCGAGCTGCCGCGCCTGACCAGCGGCAAGCTCGACCGCAACCGGCTTCCCGATCCCGATACCGCTCCATCGGTTGCCGATCTGGTCGCGCCGCGATCGCCGATCGAATCCGCGCTGCTCGACATCTGGACCGGTGTGCTGGACAAATCCGGCTTCGGCGTGCGCGACAACTTCTTCGACCTCGGCGGCCATTCGCTGCTCGCCATGCAGATCGTGTCCCGGGTCCGTGCGACGCTTCGGATCGAGCTGCCACTGCGCGGGATCTTCGAGCAGCCGACGATCGAGGAGATGGCCCGGACCATCGGCAGCCTGGCCTCGGACCCTGGTGCCGCCCGCGCCACGCCGCTGGCGCCCATCGTGGCGTTGCCGCGGATCGGGCCGTTGCCGGTGTCTTTTTCTCAGCGGCGCATGTGGGTGCTGAACCAGATCGACCCGCAGGGTGCGGCCTACAACATGCGCGATTCGCTGCGCCTGCGCGGGCCGCTCGGCAAAGTCGCGCTGCAACGGGCGCTCGATCAACTGGTCGCGCGCCACGAGTCGTTTCGCACGACCTACGGCCTCGGCGACACCGAACCGATGGCCTTCGTCGGCGCGGCGCAGCCGGCCAACCTGATCCACCTCTCGCTGGCGGCCGTTCCCGAGGCCGAGCGGGACGCCGAGCTCGAACAACAGGCTGCACGCATCGCCTCGGAGCCCTTCGACCTGGCATCGGCGCCCCTTCATCGATTCGTCCTGATCGAGCGCGATGAGAACGATCACGTCCTCGTGCTGGTGATGCACCACATCATCGGCGACGATTGGTCGTGGGGCATCCTGCTGCGCGAGCTTCAGGACCTGTATGCGGCCGAATTGCGGGGCCTGGCGACGCCCCCGAAACCCCGGGCGATCGATTTCATCGACTACGCAAGCTGGCAGCGGGGACACATCAACGACGACCTGCTCGCCGGCCAGACGCGCTACTGGCTGCGGCAACTCGCCGACATGAGCCCCTTGAACCTGAGCTCCGATACGGCGGCGGCTCAGCGCCTCACCAGCCAGGGCGACCGCGTTCGACGGGACTTTCCGCAAGGCTGGCTCGCCGGCGTCAAGCGCTTCGGCAGCGGCCTCGGGCTGACGCCGTTCATGACCCTGCTGGCCGCGTTCCAGGCCTTGCTGTCGCGCTATTGCGGGCAGGAAGACGTCGTGGTGGGGACTCCCATTGCAGGACGTACCCGGGTCGAGTCCGAGCGGCTCGTGGGCTCGCTGGTGAACACGCTGGCGCTGCGCGCCCACGTCCGGCCGGCGCAAAGCTTCATGGACCTGGCGCAGCAGGTCCGGGAAACCTGCCTGTCGGCATTCACCCACCAGGACATTCCCTTCGACTACCTGATGGACCAGCTGCACAAGCAGGCGCCCGGCGCCAGGGCACCGGAAGTTCGCGTGATGTTCAACGTACTGAACACGCCCCGCAAGACTCCGCAGCTCGAAGGCCTCGACACCAGCTTCCTGCCCTTGAACCTGCGCGCGGCGCAGTTCGACCTGGCACTGACGATCGACACCGAGTGCGAGCACTCGTTGTCATTGAGCTACTCGACCGAGCTCTTCGCGCCCGCGACCGCGCAGGCGATGCTGGACAACTACATGCATCTGCTGGACTTGTTCATTCAGCAGCCGGAGCGGCCGCTGCACGACCATTCGGCGGCCAGCCCTCTGGAACTGGCAAGGCTGGCGAGCTGGAACCAGACCGACGCCGCATACCCGCACCACCTGACGGTTCACGAGCTTCTCGGCGTACGGCACGAATCGGCCGGCATCGCCATCATGCAGATGCCCGGCGCCGCGCTGAGCCACGCCGAGCTCTGGCCGCGCGTGCATCGACTCGCCCACGCGCTGCGCGCCCGCGGCGTGCAGCGAGGCGCCCTGGTGGGTCTCTGCACCGAGCGGTCGCCGGCGATGGTGATCGCGCAGCTCGCGGTCCTGAGCGCGGGAGGCGCCTATGTGCCGCTGGACCCGGCTTACCCGCTGCAGCGGCTGCACGACATGGCCCAGGACGCAGCGCTGACGCTGCTGCTGACCGAACAGGATCTCGCCGGCCTGTGGCGGGAGATCGAGTTGCCGATGCTGCTGCTGGACCAGGCGCAGGCCGAGCTGATGGCCCATCCCGAAACGCCGCTGCCGCCCGACGGCGGCCTCGACGCGCGGCCGGAGGATCCGGCGTACGTCATCTACACCTCCGGCTCCACCGGCAAACCCAAGGGCGTCGCAGTGCCGCACCGCGCGGTGGTGAACTTCCTGCTGTCGATGCGAAACGAGCCCGGGCTCGAGGCGCATGACGTGCTGGTGGCCGTGACCACGCTGAGCTTCGACATTGCGGTGCTGGAACTGCTGCTGCCGCTGCTTCTCGGCGCCACCGTCGTGCTCGCCACCCGGGAGCAGGCTGTCGACGGCGACGCGCTCCGGACCCTGATCGATCGGGCCCACGCCACCGTGATGCAAGCGACGCCGGCGACCTGGCGCATGTTGATCGATGCCGGCTGGACCGGCTCGCGATCGTTCAAAGCGCTGGTCGGTGGCGAGAGCCTCAGCCCTCACCTGGCCGAGCAGCTCTCGGAGCGAACCGGCGAACTCTGGAACCTGTACGGCCCGACAGAAACCACGGTGTGGTCCACCTGCTGGAAAGTGCCGTCGCAGCCACAGACCATTTCAATCGGCCGCCCGATCGCCAACACCAGCATCCACGTGCTCGATGCACAGGGCCATCGATGCCCGGCTGGCGTGTCCGGGGAGATCTTCATCGGTGGCGACGGCGTCACGTCGGGCTATCTGCGCCAACCCGAATTGACCGCCGAGCGCTTCATCACCGACCCGTTCAGCCCGCACCCGCAGGCGCGGCTGTACCGAACCGGCGACCGCGGGCGCTGGCGCCACGACGGCCTGCTCGAGCACCAGGGGCGACTCGACTTCCAGGTGAAGGTGCGCGGTCATCGCATCGAGCTTGGCGAGATCGAAGCGCGCCTGCAATTGCACCCGACCATCTTGCAGTGCCTGGTCATCGCGCGCGAGGACCGCCCCGGGGACGCCAGGCTGGTGGCCTATGTCGTGGCGCGCGACGGCGCGCTCGACACGCCGGCCCTCAGGGATCACCTGAGGGTGAGCTTGCCCGACTACATGCTGCCCCAATACTTCGTCGCGCTCGAGGCCCTGCCCCTCCTGCCCAACGGGAAGATCAACCGGCATGCGTTGCCCGCGCCCAGAATCGAACAGCGGACGGATGCGGTTGCGGGCCACGCCCCTGCCACGCCGGCGGAGATGGCGCTGGCCAGGATCTGGAGCGAGCTGCTGAAGGTGGACAGCGCCGAGATCTCTCGCCTCGACAACTTCTTCGACCTCGGCGGCGACTCCCTGCAGGTCGGCCAGATCGTCGTCGCCTTCCAGCGAACCAGCGGCGTTCGGCTGGTAGCCCGACGGATGGTCTTCGAATCCCTGGCCCAGCTCGCCCATGACATCGAGCTGCCCGAGCGCAAACCGGTTCAGGCGCCAGAGACTCCGGGGTGGTTCAAGCGCCTGTTCAAGTCCTAG